The Pedobacter roseus genome contains a region encoding:
- a CDS encoding acyl-CoA dehydrogenase family protein, translated as MQDTLTATWQEKVKNYSALSEEMGKLHPEILALAYQENWFKLFVPEVYGGPGKKLPEILKLEEELAEADGSLGWTVTLCAGAGWFAGFLNPELATTIFADPKVCFAGSGAVGGVAVKTETGYLLNGKWNYASGALHATIFTANCTLKDKSGEAILDENGAPEIKSFILKKEEVNILPGWSYFGLIATGSHAFEVNDLHVAENRTFQINQHIEIADAGFDYPFLQLAETTLTVNTLGMTNHFIKLVEAAFYLRTGLKRYSDEQVLFFTNELNSCKTEIQNLRSKFYSTFDASWDQLMVNNKIEEDTLLAVSAVSRKLAHACWRTAAALFPYCGLEAAKKESEINRVWRDIHTASQHALLTFEV; from the coding sequence ATGCAAGATACATTAACCGCCACCTGGCAGGAAAAAGTAAAAAACTATTCGGCGCTTTCGGAAGAAATGGGGAAACTTCACCCCGAAATTTTAGCACTTGCTTATCAGGAAAATTGGTTTAAACTTTTTGTACCCGAGGTTTATGGTGGACCAGGCAAAAAACTCCCCGAAATTTTAAAATTAGAAGAAGAGCTGGCAGAAGCAGATGGAAGTTTGGGCTGGACAGTTACCTTATGTGCCGGTGCAGGTTGGTTTGCAGGGTTTCTAAATCCTGAACTCGCCACAACAATTTTCGCCGATCCTAAAGTTTGTTTCGCCGGGAGCGGGGCGGTTGGCGGAGTAGCTGTTAAAACGGAAACAGGTTATCTGTTAAACGGTAAATGGAATTATGCCAGCGGTGCTTTACATGCAACCATATTTACAGCCAACTGCACCCTTAAAGATAAAAGCGGCGAAGCTATTTTAGATGAAAACGGGGCACCTGAAATCAAATCATTTATCCTTAAAAAAGAAGAGGTAAATATTCTGCCGGGCTGGTCTTATTTCGGTTTAATAGCCACAGGAAGCCATGCTTTTGAAGTAAATGATCTTCACGTAGCCGAGAACAGGACGTTTCAAATCAATCAGCATATAGAAATAGCAGATGCTGGTTTTGATTATCCCTTTCTGCAGCTTGCTGAAACCACTTTAACGGTTAATACCTTAGGTATGACAAATCATTTTATTAAACTGGTTGAAGCTGCCTTTTATCTTCGTACAGGCTTAAAAAGATATAGCGATGAGCAGGTATTGTTTTTTACAAACGAACTCAACAGCTGCAAAACAGAAATCCAAAATCTCCGCTCAAAATTCTACAGTACATTCGATGCCTCCTGGGATCAGCTGATGGTTAATAATAAAATAGAGGAAGATACGTTGTTAGCGGTGAGTGCGGTTAGCCGTAAGCTGGCACATGCCTGTTGGCGAACAGCAGCTGCATTATTTCCATACTGTGGTTTAGAAGCTGCTAAAAAAGAGTCAGAAATTAACCGTGTTTGGCGCGACATCCATACCGCTAGTCAGCATGCTTTGCTCACTTTTGAAGTTTAA
- the pnuC gene encoding nicotinamide riboside transporter PnuC, which produces MDFQDWFRLFQEQIIHTSLIEWLAVGFGVSEVLLAKKNSIWLYPTGIISVLLWMFLLLGVKLYAEVLLNIYYLTMSIYGWIIWKKRKQDGENQVSWSSKNELTIAILISVIGFGLLYLILRHYTDSDVPLLDAFVSATAWAGMWLLAKRKIENWIFLNISNIVAIPLLFHKKLPLMACLTTFLFIVAIFGFFDWKKIINKNRFKLAQS; this is translated from the coding sequence ATGGATTTTCAGGATTGGTTTAGGCTTTTTCAAGAGCAGATTATACATACTTCTTTAATTGAATGGCTTGCCGTTGGCTTTGGGGTTTCGGAAGTTTTATTAGCCAAAAAAAACAGTATCTGGCTCTACCCAACAGGGATAATTTCCGTTTTATTGTGGATGTTTTTATTGCTGGGCGTTAAATTATACGCTGAAGTGCTTTTAAATATTTATTATTTAACAATGAGCATTTATGGATGGATAATCTGGAAAAAAAGAAAACAGGATGGCGAAAACCAGGTATCGTGGTCGAGCAAAAACGAACTAACCATTGCTATTTTAATCTCTGTTATTGGTTTCGGGCTGCTCTACCTTATACTGAGGCATTATACCGATTCGGATGTGCCCTTATTGGATGCATTTGTTTCGGCAACAGCATGGGCGGGGATGTGGTTATTGGCCAAACGAAAAATTGAGAACTGGATATTCCTCAATATCTCTAATATCGTGGCTATTCCTTTGCTTTTTCATAAAAAACTGCCGCTAATGGCCTGTTTAACTACTTTTCTGTTTATAGTTGCCATTTTTGGGTTTTTCGATTGGAAGAAAATCATCAATAAAAACAGGTTTAAATTAGCTCAATCTTAA
- a CDS encoding PNGase F N-terminal domain-containing protein, with protein sequence MKHLYILVFSVFISFNLQAQGVLKSNAVYKITYFRSADGKPKEDRNPAVVIASAKQNLISNTSILDHKAKYPYEQSIVTKPENILFQLADLGANNQIATADSTAIAKQVFEFGTETKIILGYTCKRATTVVNSNRIDLWYTTDAGIKAAPTSLGQSLGLVLEQVRNGNSYVTATKIEEVKKAQTIDPEKTGSKLTDGLTYKDLLWKSRFTTLNVFNNETINFIDKPQSNDSVFRFAGGTVIARKVKFPQLANPNVFVDLTEQSNGDAYDRTGSVFIIPTDKTVSLMDALKNSVKALPVYDNGNGKQYQGVVATANYNPVIELMRFFTPFGVGKYNTLKLKDKNWAEKVYYRQDVSELFPLINGKEAWVAVFIGNYDKGGHKVSLNITLHNGGRPKEVKEVILPLFNSTNVMEMAGQEYATMFSSDKGLEVSFTLTKDLKDAKLRYITTGHGGWGNGDEFVPKKNTIWLDEKEAFAFTPWRQDCGSYRLSNPASGNFESGLSSSDLSRSNWCPGTVTNPNWISLGDLKAGKHTIKVTIPMGKPEGGSSSAWNVSGVLLGEE encoded by the coding sequence ATGAAACATCTCTACATCCTCGTTTTCTCTGTTTTTATTTCTTTTAACCTGCAGGCGCAGGGCGTACTCAAAAGTAATGCAGTTTATAAAATAACTTATTTCCGCTCGGCTGATGGGAAACCAAAGGAAGATCGAAACCCTGCGGTGGTAATTGCTTCAGCAAAGCAGAACTTAATCAGTAATACCTCCATTCTCGATCATAAGGCAAAATATCCTTACGAACAAAGCATCGTAACCAAGCCTGAAAATATTTTATTCCAGCTGGCCGATTTAGGCGCTAATAATCAGATTGCCACTGCCGATAGCACCGCAATTGCCAAGCAGGTTTTTGAGTTTGGTACCGAAACCAAAATCATTTTAGGCTATACCTGCAAAAGGGCAACAACGGTAGTCAACTCTAACCGGATTGATTTATGGTACACTACCGATGCCGGTATAAAAGCTGCACCAACGAGTTTAGGGCAAAGCCTTGGGCTGGTTTTGGAGCAGGTGCGTAATGGAAACAGTTATGTAACGGCGACAAAAATTGAAGAAGTTAAGAAAGCGCAAACTATAGATCCGGAAAAAACAGGTTCTAAACTAACTGATGGTTTAACGTATAAAGATTTGCTTTGGAAAAGCAGGTTTACCACTTTAAACGTTTTCAACAACGAAACGATCAATTTTATTGATAAGCCACAATCAAACGATTCTGTTTTTCGCTTTGCCGGTGGAACCGTAATCGCCAGAAAGGTAAAATTTCCTCAATTGGCTAACCCAAATGTATTTGTCGACCTGACCGAACAATCAAACGGTGATGCTTACGACAGGACAGGTTCGGTGTTCATTATCCCCACTGATAAAACGGTAAGTTTAATGGATGCGCTTAAAAATTCGGTTAAGGCGCTGCCGGTTTACGATAATGGAAACGGGAAGCAATACCAGGGCGTTGTAGCTACAGCAAATTATAACCCGGTAATCGAACTGATGCGCTTTTTTACCCCTTTTGGTGTTGGCAAATACAACACTTTAAAATTAAAGGATAAAAACTGGGCGGAGAAAGTTTATTACCGCCAGGATGTTTCGGAATTATTTCCGCTGATAAATGGAAAAGAAGCCTGGGTAGCTGTTTTTATTGGCAACTATGATAAAGGTGGACATAAGGTTTCGTTAAATATTACCCTGCATAACGGCGGAAGACCAAAAGAAGTGAAGGAAGTGATTTTGCCTTTATTCAACTCAACCAATGTAATGGAAATGGCCGGACAGGAATATGCAACGATGTTTAGCAGTGATAAAGGACTGGAAGTTTCTTTTACTTTAACAAAAGATTTAAAGGATGCGAAACTGCGTTACATCACTACAGGGCATGGCGGCTGGGGAAATGGCGACGAGTTTGTGCCGAAGAAAAATACGATCTGGCTGGATGAAAAGGAAGCTTTTGCTTTTACACCATGGCGACAGGATTGCGGATCGTACCGTTTATCGAACCCGGCTTCGGGCAATTTCGAAAGTGGACTTTCTTCGTCGGATTTAAGCCGTTCTAACTGGTGCCCTGGTACAGTTACCAACCCGAACTGGATTAGTTTAGGTGATTTAAAAGCCGGTAAACATACTATAAAGGTAACCATCCCGATGGGTAAACCGGAAGGAGGCAGCTCTAGCGCCTGGAATGTTTCGGGTGTGCTTCTGGGCGAAGAATAA
- a CDS encoding DNA gyrase/topoisomerase IV subunit A produces the protein MSEELDQNVNEEHKHTITPINGLYENWFLDYASYVILDRAVPHIHDGLKPVQRRIMHSLKEMDDGRFNKAANVIGNTMKYHPHGDASIGDAMVQIGQKDLLIDMQGNWGDPVTGDSAAAPRYIEARLSKFANEVVFNPDTTEWQLSYDGRNNEPITLPVKFPLLLAQGAEGIAVGLATKVMPHNFIELLDASIEALQGIRPNILPDFFTGGMADFSNYNEGQRGGKIRVRAKITEKDKKTLVITEVPFSTTTGSVIDSILSANDKGKIKIKKIEDNTAANVEIVVHLAPGISPDVTIDALYAFTACEVSISPNTCIIQGDKPHFLSVNDILIENTKHTKSLLKKELEIRLHELQEKIFFSSLLKIFIQEGMYKNPEYENSTNFEKVVEVLHILFDPFKPSLYREILPEDFKKLIDKPMSSITRFDVKKADEQMKNLEDEIKVVKNHLKHLTEYATAWFQKLKDKYGKGRERKTEIRLFDRVEASKVALANVKLYMNMEDGFIGTGSGLKKDIHVADCSDIDEVIVFREDGKCIITKVADKTFVGKNIIHAQVFKKNDERTIYNMVYKDGASGTTYIKRFAVVGVTRDKEYDLTKGSKGSKVLYFTANPNGEAEIVNVALKPHSKLRKLQFDLDFAEVAIKGRGSQGNIVSKYPVKKIILKSKGVSTLSGLKIWYDDLLKRLNVDGRGKYLGEFDGDDRILQVHKDGYYELSSFELSNHFDDGLILIEKFDAEKTFAAVHFDGKAQNYFIKRFVFELQANGRKTIIISEEQKSKLLFLTANPAAKVIVDMLKGKTQIPETLDLTLSELIDVKGLKANGNRLSPHDIQKVVLEEPEIEEEEVEEPVVDEGEEGGPPEEENAPAEESIAETETVTEEIEKPIAEKPKPKFERTEVPAVKNEKPEAVEKTTVEKPVVEKPKPEASKKEEKKPEEKPADEEKPAKKVDFEITNPDDIDMDDKGQLGLF, from the coding sequence ATGAGTGAAGAATTAGATCAAAACGTAAACGAAGAGCACAAACATACCATAACCCCCATTAACGGTTTATACGAAAACTGGTTTCTCGATTATGCGTCTTATGTAATTCTCGATAGGGCTGTTCCGCACATCCACGATGGTTTAAAGCCTGTTCAACGACGCATTATGCACTCGCTTAAAGAGATGGATGACGGACGTTTCAACAAAGCGGCCAACGTAATCGGTAATACGATGAAATATCACCCGCATGGCGATGCCTCTATTGGTGATGCGATGGTGCAGATCGGACAAAAAGATTTATTGATCGATATGCAGGGTAACTGGGGCGATCCGGTTACAGGCGATAGCGCTGCAGCACCACGTTATATCGAGGCCCGTTTATCGAAATTTGCCAACGAGGTGGTGTTTAATCCGGATACTACAGAGTGGCAGCTCAGTTACGATGGTCGTAACAACGAACCGATTACTTTACCGGTTAAGTTTCCGCTGTTGCTGGCACAGGGTGCTGAAGGTATTGCCGTGGGTTTGGCTACCAAGGTAATGCCACACAACTTTATTGAATTGCTTGATGCCTCTATAGAAGCATTACAGGGTATTCGTCCGAATATATTGCCCGATTTTTTTACGGGTGGTATGGCCGATTTCTCCAATTACAACGAAGGTCAGCGTGGAGGTAAAATCCGGGTACGTGCAAAAATTACGGAGAAGGATAAAAAAACTTTGGTCATTACCGAAGTTCCGTTTAGTACCACAACGGGTTCTGTAATTGATAGTATTTTATCAGCCAATGATAAGGGTAAGATCAAGATTAAAAAAATCGAAGATAATACCGCGGCCAATGTAGAAATTGTAGTGCACCTTGCACCGGGTATTTCGCCCGATGTAACCATTGATGCGCTATATGCATTTACGGCCTGCGAAGTATCGATCTCGCCAAATACCTGTATTATCCAGGGAGATAAACCACACTTTTTAAGTGTGAACGATATCCTGATCGAAAATACAAAACACACCAAGAGTTTACTCAAAAAAGAACTCGAAATACGCCTGCATGAACTACAGGAAAAGATTTTCTTTAGTTCATTGTTAAAGATATTTATTCAGGAGGGGATGTACAAAAACCCTGAATATGAAAACTCGACCAATTTTGAAAAGGTTGTAGAGGTTTTACATATTTTGTTCGATCCTTTTAAGCCTTCGCTTTACCGCGAAATTTTGCCAGAGGATTTTAAAAAGCTGATCGATAAACCGATGAGTAGCATCACCCGTTTTGATGTGAAAAAGGCCGACGAGCAGATGAAAAACCTGGAAGATGAAATTAAGGTGGTTAAAAACCATTTAAAACACCTTACGGAATATGCCACTGCCTGGTTTCAGAAACTGAAAGATAAATACGGAAAAGGCAGGGAACGTAAAACGGAAATCCGTTTGTTCGATCGTGTAGAAGCTTCGAAAGTAGCGCTTGCCAATGTGAAACTCTACATGAACATGGAAGATGGTTTTATTGGAACAGGATCAGGATTAAAGAAAGACATACATGTTGCCGATTGCTCGGATATTGATGAGGTGATTGTTTTCCGTGAGGATGGAAAGTGCATCATTACCAAAGTGGCCGATAAAACCTTTGTGGGTAAAAATATTATCCACGCACAGGTGTTTAAGAAAAACGACGAGCGTACCATTTATAACATGGTTTATAAGGATGGCGCAAGTGGTACAACCTATATAAAAAGATTTGCTGTAGTAGGGGTAACGCGTGATAAAGAGTACGATTTAACCAAGGGATCGAAAGGATCGAAAGTTTTATATTTTACTGCCAACCCGAATGGTGAGGCCGAAATTGTAAACGTAGCGCTAAAACCGCATTCTAAACTGCGCAAACTCCAGTTCGACCTTGATTTTGCTGAAGTGGCCATTAAAGGGCGTGGTTCGCAGGGTAATATTGTTTCGAAATACCCGGTTAAAAAGATTATTTTGAAAAGTAAAGGGGTTTCTACATTATCGGGACTGAAAATCTGGTATGATGACCTGCTGAAACGCTTAAATGTTGATGGCCGCGGAAAATACCTGGGCGAATTTGATGGCGATGACCGCATTTTACAGGTACATAAAGATGGTTATTACGAGTTAAGTTCGTTCGAACTGAGCAACCACTTTGATGATGGCCTGATCCTGATCGAAAAATTCGATGCCGAAAAAACCTTTGCTGCGGTACATTTTGATGGCAAGGCACAGAACTATTTTATTAAACGTTTTGTGTTCGAACTGCAGGCTAACGGCAGGAAAACAATTATCATCAGTGAAGAGCAAAAATCAAAATTATTGTTTTTAACGGCTAACCCGGCTGCAAAAGTAATTGTGGATATGTTGAAAGGAAAAACACAGATTCCGGAAACATTGGATTTAACACTTTCAGAACTGATTGATGTTAAAGGTTTAAAGGCTAACGGAAACCGTTTATCTCCGCACGATATTCAAAAAGTAGTATTGGAAGAGCCTGAAATCGAGGAAGAAGAAGTTGAGGAACCAGTTGTGGATGAAGGGGAGGAAGGTGGACCGCCTGAAGAAGAAAATGCACCTGCTGAAGAAAGCATCGCAGAAACTGAAACAGTGACGGAGGAAATTGAAAAACCTATAGCGGAGAAGCCAAAACCAAAATTCGAACGCACTGAAGTACCTGCTGTCAAAAACGAAAAGCCTGAAGCAGTAGAAAAAACCACAGTAGAAAAACCTGTGGTTGAAAAGCCGAAGCCAGAAGCAAGTAAAAAGGAAGAGAAAAAGCCAGAAGAAAAACCTGCCGACGAAGAAAAACCTGCAAAAAAAGTTGATTTCGAAATCACCAATCCGGACGATATCGATATGGATGATAAGGGGCAGCTGGGCTTGTTCTAA
- the msrA gene encoding peptide-methionine (S)-S-oxide reductase MsrA: MQTATFGGGCFWCTEAVFQTLNGVSQVTSGYMGGELKHPTYMEICNGDTGHAEVVQISFDEDIISFEELLLVFFKTHNATTLNRQGNDIGTQYRSVIFYENEDQHQKAKKIVDELTRDQVFDKPIVTEITAAKEFYEAEDYHQNYFNNNQGKPYCAFVIQPKLNKFAKDFKNKIRPELLE, encoded by the coding sequence ATGCAAACAGCAACATTTGGCGGAGGCTGCTTTTGGTGCACCGAAGCCGTATTTCAAACGTTGAACGGCGTAAGTCAGGTTACGTCGGGCTATATGGGTGGAGAATTAAAACATCCTACTTATATGGAGATCTGCAATGGCGATACTGGTCATGCCGAAGTGGTTCAGATCAGCTTTGATGAGGATATTATCTCTTTTGAAGAGCTTTTACTCGTTTTTTTTAAAACCCATAATGCTACTACCCTTAACAGGCAGGGTAATGATATTGGTACCCAGTACCGTTCGGTCATTTTTTATGAAAATGAAGATCAGCATCAAAAAGCTAAAAAAATTGTTGATGAACTTACCCGCGATCAAGTTTTTGACAAACCTATTGTTACTGAAATTACCGCAGCAAAAGAGTTTTATGAAGCGGAAGATTACCATCAGAATTATTTTAACAATAACCAGGGCAAGCCCTACTGTGCATTTGTTATACAGCCAAAACTGAACAAGTTTGCCAAAGATTTTAAAAATAAGATCAGGCCTGAATTATTAGAATAA